A portion of the Candidatus Eremiobacteraceae bacterium genome contains these proteins:
- a CDS encoding gamma carbonic anhydrase family protein, whose product MACIVTFNGKTPRIGKGAFIAPTAALIGDVEIGDGASVWFGAVLRGDEAAIRIGAHTSVQDNVVIHVYEGFDTVIEDHVTIGHGAILEACHVGSYALIGMNAVVLDRAKIGAHSLIAAGSVVLEDQEIPSGHLAAGAPAKVKKPIEGAAAGWLEVASDAYSRLTRQYRAQGLGIVDEQLVED is encoded by the coding sequence ATGGCGTGCATCGTCACGTTCAACGGCAAGACGCCGCGCATCGGCAAGGGCGCGTTCATCGCGCCCACCGCCGCGCTGATCGGTGATGTCGAGATCGGCGACGGGGCGAGCGTGTGGTTCGGTGCGGTCCTGCGCGGAGACGAGGCGGCGATCCGCATCGGCGCGCACACATCCGTGCAAGACAACGTCGTCATCCACGTCTATGAAGGCTTCGACACGGTGATCGAGGATCACGTCACGATCGGTCACGGCGCGATCCTCGAAGCGTGCCACGTCGGCAGCTACGCGCTCATCGGCATGAACGCCGTGGTGCTGGACCGGGCGAAGATCGGGGCGCACAGCCTCATCGCAGCAGGTTCAGTGGTGCTTGAGGATCAGGAGATCCCGAGCGGCCATCTCGCGGCCGGCGCGCCTGCGAAAGTGAAGAAGCCGATCGAGGGTGCTGCCGCCGGATGGCTCGAGGTGGCGTCCGATGCCTACAGCCGCCTGACGCGGCAGTATCGTGCGCAGGGACTCGGAATCGTCGACGAGCAGCTCGTCGAAGACTGA
- a CDS encoding Rne/Rng family ribonuclease — translation MKTEILISTDDWENRVAVLEEGALAEIYFEREEKVIGSIYKGRIENVLPGMGACFVNIGLGRNAFLYVDDIRRDPINIGEEEMTERRRGHTVGELLKVGDEILVQIVKEPRGLKGARVSTNISLPGRYLVLMPTGRYSGVSSRIEDEKERERLKLVMRRLRPEGMATIVRTAAAGVSEAELLADIGVQVRLWHSILESYRRASAPALLHKDLNLVFKAVRDFLTSDVESVIIDSKEQYEEIRSTMSLFGPQYLNRLKLWQGPGNLFEVRGIDEELQKLLKPKIFLPSGGHLVIESTEALTVVDVNTGKFTGGRNLEDTIVRTNIEAAAEIARQVRLRDIGGIIVVDFIDMAHERSREQVIATLSEALRRDRTRSTIQMFSNLGLLEFTRKRVGKDLAGQLRSECPYCGGMGDVMSSETLAIGLLRQIRQNGIDQGSGKNWDIVTDPSVATQLMGWYREEFEKLGKSLDSDLRLYVQPQRHREQVLVEPAQRQRRPIGAGKEVETDLLPVRMPDPASGVAVVDNWLVEVKDAANGVGQTVKLRITATDGDLVRAELAEPLQVAKRRRRRRGKAAAESEAAAKPLPPAQPARLDRISVPANVFGLDEDEEEDYTMRGRPAGSTRGVSASTSGRTPAGRAPAGRTPSRAADSRTSRGGRGQPRGRRSRSVAEDRGFKPLVVGGESDIDYEDDDESSVVVVPDKTKPVAPVVPLVREAAPDDAEGDAPRRRRRRGRGGRKPADARELAPAHAEGEIVAAADVDEGNGEPATHTEHERRPRRFSGPIRQLYGAPVELGRETPERPVREREERHGREADERRGHGRETPRERERDETRAPREARPPREPRPVEPKAPRPAEDIDVDDELEAVVAPARPAAIDIEFLPAGSVRPRRVDEDHERHQDGHAHRERDERAPRERDERAPRERDDRAPRERGGRGGDRDRGGRGGRGGDRDRSGRGDRAGARAPRTGPTMKQLYPPPDVEPEAQPPDDGSPAVKPAPFGKRRPSHGALFGGPGHAPPKGKVRQLYPPSFDDAETVVVDRGFDQTGAPFEAQIVTAPELEPPAWTRSGFDADDESTRDGGLFVSGEQELEERRRRARERAEQRRLDDVHKPEPEVNPPYHLGLDDHEE, via the coding sequence TTGAAAACCGAGATCCTCATCTCAACCGACGACTGGGAGAACCGCGTCGCCGTCCTGGAAGAAGGCGCGCTTGCTGAGATCTACTTCGAACGCGAAGAAAAGGTCATCGGCTCGATCTACAAAGGCCGGATCGAGAACGTCCTGCCCGGCATGGGCGCGTGCTTCGTCAATATCGGCCTCGGCCGCAACGCCTTTCTCTACGTAGACGACATCCGCCGCGACCCGATCAACATCGGGGAAGAGGAGATGACCGAGCGCCGCCGCGGGCATACCGTCGGCGAGCTGCTCAAGGTCGGCGACGAGATCCTCGTCCAGATCGTCAAAGAGCCGCGCGGCCTCAAGGGCGCGCGCGTCTCGACCAACATCTCCCTGCCGGGCCGCTATCTCGTGCTCATGCCGACCGGGCGCTATTCGGGCGTCTCCTCGCGCATCGAGGACGAGAAGGAGCGCGAACGCCTCAAGCTGGTCATGCGCCGCCTGCGCCCCGAAGGCATGGCGACCATCGTGCGCACCGCGGCTGCGGGCGTCAGCGAGGCCGAGCTGCTGGCCGACATCGGCGTGCAAGTGCGCCTATGGCATAGCATCCTCGAATCGTATCGCCGCGCCAGCGCGCCGGCGCTGCTGCACAAAGACCTGAACCTCGTGTTCAAGGCGGTGCGCGACTTCCTCACCAGCGACGTCGAGAGCGTCATCATCGACTCCAAAGAGCAGTACGAAGAGATCCGCTCGACCATGTCGCTGTTCGGCCCGCAGTATCTGAACCGCCTCAAGCTCTGGCAGGGCCCGGGCAATCTGTTCGAGGTGCGCGGCATCGACGAAGAACTGCAGAAACTGCTCAAGCCGAAGATCTTCCTGCCGTCGGGCGGCCACCTGGTCATCGAATCCACCGAAGCGCTGACCGTCGTCGACGTCAACACCGGCAAATTCACCGGCGGGCGCAATCTCGAAGACACTATCGTGCGCACGAACATCGAGGCCGCGGCCGAGATCGCGCGCCAGGTGCGCCTGCGCGACATCGGCGGCATCATCGTCGTCGACTTCATCGACATGGCGCACGAGCGCAGCCGCGAGCAGGTCATCGCGACGCTGTCGGAAGCGCTGCGGCGCGACCGCACGCGCAGCACCATCCAGATGTTCTCCAACCTCGGACTGCTCGAGTTCACGCGCAAGCGCGTCGGCAAGGACCTCGCCGGCCAGCTGCGCTCCGAGTGCCCCTACTGCGGCGGCATGGGCGATGTGATGTCGTCCGAGACGCTCGCCATCGGCCTGCTGCGCCAGATCCGCCAGAACGGCATCGATCAGGGCAGCGGCAAGAATTGGGATATCGTGACCGATCCATCGGTCGCGACGCAGCTCATGGGCTGGTATCGCGAAGAGTTCGAGAAGCTCGGCAAGTCGCTCGACTCGGATCTGCGCCTGTACGTGCAGCCGCAGCGCCACCGCGAACAAGTCCTGGTCGAACCGGCGCAGCGCCAGCGGCGCCCGATCGGCGCCGGCAAGGAAGTCGAAACGGATCTGCTGCCGGTGCGCATGCCGGACCCTGCGTCAGGCGTCGCCGTGGTCGATAACTGGCTAGTCGAAGTCAAGGATGCGGCCAACGGCGTCGGACAGACGGTCAAGCTTCGCATCACCGCAACGGACGGCGACTTGGTGCGCGCAGAGCTCGCCGAGCCGCTGCAAGTGGCCAAGCGCCGCCGGCGCCGTCGCGGCAAAGCCGCGGCAGAGTCGGAAGCGGCGGCTAAGCCCTTGCCGCCGGCGCAGCCCGCGCGTCTCGATCGCATCTCGGTGCCCGCCAACGTGTTCGGACTGGATGAAGACGAGGAAGAAGATTACACGATGCGTGGCCGGCCTGCCGGCAGCACGCGCGGGGTCAGCGCCTCGACCTCGGGGCGTACACCTGCTGGACGTGCGCCCGCTGGACGCACGCCGTCGCGTGCCGCCGATAGCCGGACGTCGCGCGGCGGACGCGGTCAACCGCGCGGCCGGCGCAGCCGCAGCGTCGCAGAAGACCGCGGCTTCAAGCCGCTGGTCGTCGGCGGCGAATCGGACATCGATTACGAGGATGATGACGAATCGTCGGTGGTGGTCGTGCCGGACAAGACCAAACCGGTAGCTCCCGTCGTGCCGCTGGTTCGCGAAGCTGCGCCAGACGACGCCGAGGGCGACGCTCCGCGGCGCCGCCGCCGTCGCGGCCGCGGTGGCCGCAAGCCTGCAGATGCTCGCGAGCTCGCACCGGCGCACGCCGAGGGCGAGATCGTCGCCGCTGCGGACGTCGACGAAGGCAACGGCGAGCCTGCGACCCACACCGAGCACGAACGCCGACCGCGGCGTTTCTCGGGGCCCATCCGCCAGCTCTACGGCGCGCCCGTCGAGCTCGGTCGCGAAACGCCGGAGCGCCCAGTCCGCGAGCGCGAAGAGCGCCATGGCCGCGAAGCCGATGAGCGGCGCGGTCACGGACGTGAAACGCCGCGCGAAAGAGAGCGAGATGAAACACGCGCGCCGCGCGAGGCGCGACCGCCGCGCGAGCCGCGACCCGTGGAACCAAAGGCGCCTCGCCCAGCCGAGGACATCGACGTAGACGACGAACTCGAAGCGGTCGTCGCACCGGCCCGTCCGGCCGCGATCGACATCGAGTTCCTGCCCGCGGGCAGCGTGCGTCCTCGTCGCGTCGACGAAGACCACGAGCGGCACCAAGACGGCCATGCGCACCGCGAACGCGATGAACGTGCACCGCGCGAACGCGATGAACGTGCACCGCGCGAGCGAGACGATCGCGCACCCCGTGAACGAGGCGGACGCGGCGGCGATCGCGATCGAGGCGGACGCGGAGGACGCGGCGGAGATCGCGACCGTTCAGGTCGCGGCGACCGAGCCGGGGCACGGGCGCCGCGCACCGGCCCGACGATGAAACAGCTCTATCCGCCGCCGGACGTGGAACCCGAAGCGCAGCCGCCCGACGACGGCAGCCCGGCGGTCAAGCCGGCTCCGTTCGGCAAACGCAGACCTTCGCACGGGGCGCTTTTCGGCGGCCCGGGGCACGCGCCGCCGAAAGGCAAAGTGCGCCAGCTCTATCCGCCCTCATTCGACGACGCAGAGACCGTCGTGGTCGATCGCGGCTTCGACCAGACCGGCGCGCCGTTCGAAGCGCAGATCGTGACCGCGCCTGAGCTTGAGCCGCCGGCATGGACCCGCAGCGGATTCGATGCCGACGATGAGAGCACGCGCGACGGCGGCTTGTTCGTCTCGGGAGAGCAAGAGCTCGAGGAGCGGCGTCGCCGCGCCCGCGAGCGCGCCGAACAGCGGCGGCTCGACGACGTGCACAAACCGGAACCCGAGGTCAACCCTCCGTACCACCTCGGCTTGGACGATCACGAGGAATAG
- the rodA gene encoding rod shape-determining protein RodA — protein MLERPWYLSFNYPLAASAIALGAFGLVVIKSATLHEQGGHSDFMHQAVYLALGVIAMLALAFIDYHIWQRLAWPIYIVDILMLAAVALAGHQALGAQRWIGVGPFVFQPSEPAKLFTILALGAVLADPRRSWSRLRDLWLPLVIVAIPAALVMKQPDLGTALVLMAILSAMLFFALPNLLHFAAYAATVTAAGAIAVMTPYFLRGYQRQRLLVFLDPKHDPQGAGWSLIQSKIAVGSGELTGKGLYHGTQTQLGFVPEHATDFIFAVIGEELGFLGAMLLLGLYAVLLGTGTLAVSAARDKFGVLVAAGIIAMFAFHILVNIGMTVGIMPVTGIPLPFISYGGSSLITCFMAVGILLNIHLQRDKMQFD, from the coding sequence ATGCTCGAGCGTCCGTGGTATCTATCCTTTAACTATCCGCTCGCCGCGTCCGCGATCGCGCTCGGCGCCTTCGGCTTGGTCGTCATCAAGAGCGCCACGCTGCACGAGCAGGGCGGCCACAGCGACTTCATGCACCAGGCGGTCTACCTGGCGCTCGGCGTCATCGCCATGCTGGCGCTCGCGTTCATCGACTATCACATCTGGCAGCGGCTCGCCTGGCCCATCTACATCGTCGACATCCTGATGCTCGCGGCCGTCGCGTTGGCGGGCCATCAGGCGCTCGGCGCGCAGCGCTGGATCGGGGTCGGACCATTCGTGTTCCAACCGTCCGAGCCGGCCAAGCTGTTCACTATCCTCGCGCTGGGCGCAGTGCTCGCCGATCCGCGCCGCAGCTGGTCGCGCCTGCGCGATCTGTGGCTGCCGCTCGTGATCGTCGCCATCCCAGCCGCGCTCGTGATGAAGCAGCCGGACCTCGGCACCGCGCTCGTCCTCATGGCGATCTTGAGCGCGATGCTGTTCTTCGCATTGCCGAATCTGCTGCACTTCGCGGCGTATGCGGCGACCGTCACCGCGGCGGGCGCGATCGCCGTGATGACGCCTTACTTCTTAAGAGGCTACCAGCGCCAGCGGCTGTTGGTGTTCTTGGACCCCAAGCATGATCCGCAAGGAGCGGGCTGGAGCCTCATCCAGTCCAAGATCGCGGTCGGTTCAGGCGAGCTGACCGGCAAGGGGTTGTATCACGGAACGCAGACCCAGCTCGGCTTCGTGCCCGAGCATGCGACCGATTTCATCTTCGCGGTGATCGGCGAAGAGCTGGGGTTTCTCGGTGCGATGCTCTTGCTCGGGCTCTACGCTGTGCTGCTGGGTACGGGAACGCTCGCGGTGAGCGCCGCGCGCGACAAGTTCGGCGTGCTGGTCGCCGCCGGGATCATCGCGATGTTCGCCTTCCATATCCTGGTGAACATCGGCATGACGGTGGGCATCATGCCGGTCACCGGCATCCCGCTGCCCTTTATCTCCTACGGCGGCTCCAGCCTGATCACGTGCTTCATGGCGGTGGGCATCCTGCTCAACATCCACCTGCAGCGCGACAAGATGCAGTTCGACTAG